Proteins found in one Muntiacus reevesi chromosome 2, mMunRee1.1, whole genome shotgun sequence genomic segment:
- the ATP6V0C gene encoding V-type proton ATPase 16 kDa proteolipid subunit c has translation MSEAKSGPEYASFFAVMGASAAMVFSALGAAYGTAKSGTGIAAMSVMRPEMIMKSIIPVVMAGIIAIYGLVVAVLIANSLNDGISLYRSFLQLGAGLSVGLSGLAAGFAIGIVGDAGVRGTAQQPRLFVGMILILIFAEVLGLYGLIVALILSTK, from the exons ATGTCCGAGGCCAAGAGCGGCCCCGAGTACGCTTCCTTTTTCGCGGTCATGGGCGCCTCAGCCGCCATGGTCTTCAGCG CCCTGGGCGCCGCCTATGGTACAGCCAAGAGTGGCACGGGTATCGCAGCCATGTCTGTCATGCGGCCAGAGATGATCATGAAGTCCATCATCCCGGTGGTCATGGCCGGGATCATCGCCATCTACGGCCTGGTGGTGGCAGTCCTCATTGCCAACTCCCTGAATGACGGCATCAGTCTCTACAG GAGTTTCCTTCAGCTGGGCGCGGGCCTGAGCGTGGGCCTGAGCGGGCTGGCAGCGGGCTTCGCCATCGGCATCGTGGGGGACGCGGGCGTGCGCGGTACCGCCCAGCAGCCGCGACTCTTCGTGGGCATGATCCTCATCCTCATCTTCGCGGAGGTGCTTGGCCTCTACGGTCTCATCGTCGCCCTCATCCTCTCCACAAAGTAG
- the AMDHD2 gene encoding N-acetylglucosamine-6-phosphate deacetylase isoform X1, which yields MRGGQGAARAPVIQFTNCRILRGGALLREDLWVRGGRILDPEKLFFEERRVADQQRDCGGCILAPGFIDVQINGGFGVDFSQASEDVGSGIALVARRILSHGVTSFCPTLVTSPLEVYHKVLPQIPVKSGGPHGAGVLGVHLEGPFISREKRGAHPEAHLRSFEADAFQDVLATYGSLDNVRIVTLAPELDHSHEVIRALTALGICVSLGHSVADLGTAEKAVQSGATFITHLFNAMLPFHHRDPGIVGLLTSDRLPAGRRIFYGMIADGIHTNPAALRIAHRAHPKGLVLVTDAVPALGLGNGRHTLGQQEVEVDGLTAYVAGTSTLSGSIAPMDTCVRHFLQATGCSVECALEAASLHPAQLLGLEKRKGTLDFGADAASWWGSGDPASAPFSPPHSDPDFVVLDNSLHVRATYISGELVWQAEEARL from the exons ATGCGCGGCGGGCAGGGCGCGGCGCGGGCCCCGGTGATCCAGTTCACCAACTGCCGCATCCTGAGGGGTGGCGCGCTGCTCAG GGAGGACCTCTGGGTGCGCGGGGGCCGCATCCTGGACCCGGAGAAGCTGTTCTTTGAGGAGCGGCGCGTGGCTGACCAGCAGCGGGACTGCGGCGGTTGCATCTTGGCGCCCGGCTTCATCGACGTGCAGATAAACG GTGGGTTTGGCGTCGACTTCTCACAGGCCTCGGAGGACGTGGGTTCGGGGATCGCCCTGGTGGCCCGGAGGATCCTGTCGCATGGAGTCACCTCTTTCTGCCCAACGTTGGTCACATCACCACTGGAGGTTTATCACAAG GTCCTTCCTCAGATCCCCGTGAAGAGTGGTGGTCCCCATGGGGCAGGGGTCCTCG gggTGCACCTGGAGGGCCCGTTCATCAGCCGGGAGAAGCGGGGCGCGCACCCGGAGGCCCATCTGCGCTCCTTTGAGGCTGATGCTTTCCAAGATGTGCTGGCCACCTACGGGAGCCTGGACAATGTCCGCATCGTGACACTGGCCCCCGAGCTGGACCACAGCCACGAGGTGATCCGGGCACTGACAGCCCTCGGCATCTGTGTGTCCTTAG GGCACTCGGTGGCTGACCTGGGGACTGCGGAGAAAGCTGTGCAGAGCGGGGCCACCTTCATCACTCACCTCTTCAACGCCATGCTGCCT tTCCACCACCGTGACCCGGGCATCGTGGGGCTCCTGACCAGCGATCGGCTGCCTGCAGGCCGCCGTATCTTCTATGGGATGATCGCTGACGGCATACACACCAACCCAGCTGCCCTGCGCATCGCCCACCGGGCCCATCCCAAGG GGCTGGTGCTGGTCACTGATGCTGTCCCTGCACTGGGCTTGGGCAATGGCCGACACACGCTGGGGCAGCAGGAGGTGGAGGTGGATGGGCTGACAGCCTATGTGGCAG GCACCAGCACGCTGAGCGGCAGCATCGCCCCAATGGATACCTGCGTGCGGCACTTCCTGCAGGCCACAG GCTGCAGTGTGGAGTGTGCTCTGGAGGCCGCGTCCCTGCACCCAGCACAGCTGCTGGGGCTGGAGAAGCGCAAGGGGACCCTGGACTTCGGGGCTGACGCAG CCTCGTGGTGGGGCAGCGGCgaccctgcctctgcccccttCTCACCACCCCACTCTGACCCAGACTTCGTGGTGCTCGACAACTCTCTTCACGTCCGGGCCACCTACATCTCGGGCGAGCTGGTATGGCAGGCGGAGGAGGCCAGGCTGTGA
- the AMDHD2 gene encoding N-acetylglucosamine-6-phosphate deacetylase isoform X3 has protein sequence MRGGQGAARAPVIQFTNCRILRGGALLREDLWVRGGRILDPEKLFFEERRVADQQRDCGGCILAPGFIDVQINGGFGVDFSQASEDVGSGIALVARRILSHGVTSFCPTLVTSPLEVYHKVLPQIPVKSGGPHGAGVLGVHLEGPFISREKRGAHPEAHLRSFEADAFQDVLATYGSLDNVRIVTLAPELDHSHEVIRALTALGICVSLGHSVADLGTAEKAVQSGATFITHLFNAMLPFHHRDPGIVGLLTSDRLPAGRRIFYGMIADGIHTNPAALRIAHRAHPKGLVLVTDAVPALGLGNGRHTLGQQEVEVDGLTAYVAGTSTLSGSIAPMDTCVRHFLQATGCSVECALEAASLHPAQLLGLEKRKGTLDFGADADFVVLDNSLHVRATYISGELVWQAEEARL, from the exons ATGCGCGGCGGGCAGGGCGCGGCGCGGGCCCCGGTGATCCAGTTCACCAACTGCCGCATCCTGAGGGGTGGCGCGCTGCTCAG GGAGGACCTCTGGGTGCGCGGGGGCCGCATCCTGGACCCGGAGAAGCTGTTCTTTGAGGAGCGGCGCGTGGCTGACCAGCAGCGGGACTGCGGCGGTTGCATCTTGGCGCCCGGCTTCATCGACGTGCAGATAAACG GTGGGTTTGGCGTCGACTTCTCACAGGCCTCGGAGGACGTGGGTTCGGGGATCGCCCTGGTGGCCCGGAGGATCCTGTCGCATGGAGTCACCTCTTTCTGCCCAACGTTGGTCACATCACCACTGGAGGTTTATCACAAG GTCCTTCCTCAGATCCCCGTGAAGAGTGGTGGTCCCCATGGGGCAGGGGTCCTCG gggTGCACCTGGAGGGCCCGTTCATCAGCCGGGAGAAGCGGGGCGCGCACCCGGAGGCCCATCTGCGCTCCTTTGAGGCTGATGCTTTCCAAGATGTGCTGGCCACCTACGGGAGCCTGGACAATGTCCGCATCGTGACACTGGCCCCCGAGCTGGACCACAGCCACGAGGTGATCCGGGCACTGACAGCCCTCGGCATCTGTGTGTCCTTAG GGCACTCGGTGGCTGACCTGGGGACTGCGGAGAAAGCTGTGCAGAGCGGGGCCACCTTCATCACTCACCTCTTCAACGCCATGCTGCCT tTCCACCACCGTGACCCGGGCATCGTGGGGCTCCTGACCAGCGATCGGCTGCCTGCAGGCCGCCGTATCTTCTATGGGATGATCGCTGACGGCATACACACCAACCCAGCTGCCCTGCGCATCGCCCACCGGGCCCATCCCAAGG GGCTGGTGCTGGTCACTGATGCTGTCCCTGCACTGGGCTTGGGCAATGGCCGACACACGCTGGGGCAGCAGGAGGTGGAGGTGGATGGGCTGACAGCCTATGTGGCAG GCACCAGCACGCTGAGCGGCAGCATCGCCCCAATGGATACCTGCGTGCGGCACTTCCTGCAGGCCACAG GCTGCAGTGTGGAGTGTGCTCTGGAGGCCGCGTCCCTGCACCCAGCACAGCTGCTGGGGCTGGAGAAGCGCAAGGGGACCCTGGACTTCGGGGCTGACGCAG ACTTCGTGGTGCTCGACAACTCTCTTCACGTCCGGGCCACCTACATCTCGGGCGAGCTGGTATGGCAGGCGGAGGAGGCCAGGCTGTGA
- the AMDHD2 gene encoding N-acetylglucosamine-6-phosphate deacetylase isoform X2 has protein sequence MRGGQGAARAPVIQFTNCRILRGGALLREDLWVRGGRILDPEKLFFEERRVADQQRDCGGCILAPGFIDVQINGGFGVDFSQASEDVGSGIALVARRILSHGVTSFCPTLVTSPLEVYHKVLPQIPVKSGGPHGAGVLGVHLEGPFISREKRGAHPEAHLRSFEADAFQDVLATYGSLDNVRIVTLAPELDHSHEVIRALTALGICVSLGHSVADLGTAEKAVQSGATFITHLFNAMLPFHHRDPGIVGLLTSDRLPAGRRIFYGMIADGIHTNPAALRIAHRAHPKGLVLVTDAVPALGLGNGRHTLGQQEVEVDGLTAYVAGTSTLSGSIAPMDTCVRHFLQATGMCPGSRLQEVRSEGEGGANQQGAGTQSDWAWSHSTQGLQCGVCSGGRVPAPSTAAGAGEAQGDPGLRG, from the exons ATGCGCGGCGGGCAGGGCGCGGCGCGGGCCCCGGTGATCCAGTTCACCAACTGCCGCATCCTGAGGGGTGGCGCGCTGCTCAG GGAGGACCTCTGGGTGCGCGGGGGCCGCATCCTGGACCCGGAGAAGCTGTTCTTTGAGGAGCGGCGCGTGGCTGACCAGCAGCGGGACTGCGGCGGTTGCATCTTGGCGCCCGGCTTCATCGACGTGCAGATAAACG GTGGGTTTGGCGTCGACTTCTCACAGGCCTCGGAGGACGTGGGTTCGGGGATCGCCCTGGTGGCCCGGAGGATCCTGTCGCATGGAGTCACCTCTTTCTGCCCAACGTTGGTCACATCACCACTGGAGGTTTATCACAAG GTCCTTCCTCAGATCCCCGTGAAGAGTGGTGGTCCCCATGGGGCAGGGGTCCTCG gggTGCACCTGGAGGGCCCGTTCATCAGCCGGGAGAAGCGGGGCGCGCACCCGGAGGCCCATCTGCGCTCCTTTGAGGCTGATGCTTTCCAAGATGTGCTGGCCACCTACGGGAGCCTGGACAATGTCCGCATCGTGACACTGGCCCCCGAGCTGGACCACAGCCACGAGGTGATCCGGGCACTGACAGCCCTCGGCATCTGTGTGTCCTTAG GGCACTCGGTGGCTGACCTGGGGACTGCGGAGAAAGCTGTGCAGAGCGGGGCCACCTTCATCACTCACCTCTTCAACGCCATGCTGCCT tTCCACCACCGTGACCCGGGCATCGTGGGGCTCCTGACCAGCGATCGGCTGCCTGCAGGCCGCCGTATCTTCTATGGGATGATCGCTGACGGCATACACACCAACCCAGCTGCCCTGCGCATCGCCCACCGGGCCCATCCCAAGG GGCTGGTGCTGGTCACTGATGCTGTCCCTGCACTGGGCTTGGGCAATGGCCGACACACGCTGGGGCAGCAGGAGGTGGAGGTGGATGGGCTGACAGCCTATGTGGCAG GCACCAGCACGCTGAGCGGCAGCATCGCCCCAATGGATACCTGCGTGCGGCACTTCCTGCAGGCCACAG GAATGTGCCCAGGGTCCCGCCTGCAGGAGGTTCGGTCAGAAGGAGAGGGCGGCGCGAACCAGCAGGGGGCCGGAACCCAGAGCGACTGGGCCTGGAGCCACAGCACCCAAGG GCTGCAGTGTGGAGTGTGCTCTGGAGGCCGCGTCCCTGCACCCAGCACAGCTGCTGGGGCTGGAGAAGCGCAAGGGGACCCTGGACTTCGGGGCTGA